In the Flagellimonas sp. MMG031 genome, one interval contains:
- a CDS encoding PA0069 family radical SAM protein: protein MNPENYIKGRGAQQNTDNRFLQHSFELRDDFLEFCRLEGEEAESNKTTYIPIFPKTIVNKVESPDVGMQYSMNPYQGCEHGCVYCYARNTHEYWGYSAGLDFERKILVKKSAPELLEAKIKHKNWKAQTIVLSGNTDCYQPAEREYEITRKCLGVFLKYRHPVGIITKNALVLRDLDVLKELNQYGLVGVYISVTSLSEKTRRLLEPRTASIQKRLKTIQTLSENGIPVNAMLAPMIPGINSHELLPLAKAVADHGARSFGLTVVRLNGAIGQLFSDWLRKAMPDRAEKVLHQIQDCHGGTVNDSRFGTRTRGEGKIAEQIHHMAQLARKKYFRDKSFPTLNTELHEHYKDGQLKLF from the coding sequence ATGAATCCCGAAAACTATATCAAAGGAAGAGGCGCACAGCAGAATACCGACAACCGGTTTTTGCAGCATTCTTTTGAACTTCGGGATGATTTTTTGGAATTCTGTCGGTTGGAGGGAGAAGAAGCGGAAAGCAACAAAACGACCTATATCCCCATTTTTCCCAAGACCATAGTGAATAAAGTGGAGAGTCCCGATGTGGGCATGCAGTACTCCATGAACCCCTATCAAGGTTGTGAGCATGGATGCGTGTACTGTTACGCCCGAAATACGCACGAGTATTGGGGCTATAGTGCCGGGTTGGATTTTGAACGGAAGATATTGGTCAAAAAATCGGCTCCGGAACTTTTGGAGGCCAAGATTAAACATAAAAATTGGAAGGCACAGACCATCGTACTTTCAGGAAATACGGATTGCTATCAACCTGCGGAACGGGAATACGAAATCACCCGAAAGTGTTTGGGGGTGTTTTTAAAATATCGGCATCCCGTTGGCATCATTACCAAAAACGCCCTTGTTTTAAGGGATTTGGATGTGTTGAAAGAATTGAATCAGTATGGTTTGGTGGGCGTATATATTTCGGTGACTTCGCTGTCCGAAAAAACAAGGCGTTTACTGGAACCTCGAACGGCTTCCATCCAAAAGCGCCTCAAAACCATCCAAACCCTATCCGAAAATGGCATTCCCGTAAACGCGATGTTGGCACCCATGATCCCTGGAATCAATTCGCATGAACTGTTGCCATTGGCCAAAGCCGTGGCCGACCATGGTGCACGTTCGTTTGGCCTTACGGTGGTTCGACTCAATGGGGCGATTGGTCAGCTGTTTTCAGATTGGCTCAGAAAGGCCATGCCAGACAGGGCCGAAAAGGTACTGCACCAAATACAAGATTGCCACGGAGGAACGGTAAATGATTCCAGATTCGGAACCCGAACGAGGGGAGAGGGCAAAATTGCGGAGCAAATCCATCACATGGCACAACTCGCCAGGAAAAAATATTTTCGGGATAAAAGCTTTCCTACCCTGAACACAGAACTTCATGAACATTACAAAGATGGGCAGTTAAAGTTGTTTTGA
- a CDS encoding Gfo/Idh/MocA family oxidoreductase, with product MQRRKFIKNTAAASAAFSIVPSHVLGKTHVPPSDTLYVAGFGVGGRGNNVINGLNDTGRVKFVAFCDVDDRRAQETYEQFPDVKRYKDFRKVFDERLSDIDAIMVATPDHTHATIALPFMREKKHAYVEKPLTHNIQEARLMTKVARENGITTQMGNQGASSDDSRIAREWVESGIIGKVHTIDCWTNRPVWPQGVPMPTQKDRIPRGLDWDLWLGPAKMRDYNDAYLPFKWRGFWDFGTGALGDMGCHIMETPFSVLDLGYPTEAEASCTTVWVDDFVEADYSHSCPPSSKIHLKFEHEEHGDIALNWYDGGLKPNLPDELKDGETIGDNGGGTVIYGDKGILVCDTYSRNARLLPSEMMDLYKAPAAKYPRVPGGMNGHIANFVDGCQNGTPTSSNFEKAGKLTETVLMGNLAVKAYQYKELQPGKTAKDWNPYNSPGRRKLMWDGENMRITNYEKANEWVTRDYREGWELE from the coding sequence ATGCAAAGAAGAAAGTTCATCAAAAATACCGCAGCGGCTTCGGCTGCGTTTTCCATTGTTCCGAGTCATGTGTTGGGCAAGACCCACGTTCCCCCCAGCGACACCCTGTATGTGGCAGGCTTTGGTGTTGGTGGTAGGGGAAATAACGTTATCAATGGACTCAACGATACGGGACGCGTTAAGTTCGTGGCCTTTTGTGATGTGGATGACCGCCGTGCCCAAGAAACCTACGAACAGTTTCCCGATGTAAAACGATACAAAGACTTCCGCAAGGTTTTTGATGAACGCTTGAGCGATATCGATGCGATTATGGTGGCGACGCCCGACCATACACATGCTACCATTGCGCTGCCTTTTATGCGTGAAAAAAAGCACGCCTATGTGGAAAAACCGCTCACGCACAACATACAAGAAGCCCGATTAATGACCAAGGTAGCCCGCGAAAATGGGATCACCACCCAAATGGGGAATCAAGGAGCTTCCAGCGACGATAGCCGTATTGCCCGTGAATGGGTGGAATCCGGTATTATTGGAAAGGTACACACCATTGATTGCTGGACCAACCGACCTGTATGGCCCCAAGGAGTGCCCATGCCTACCCAGAAGGACCGTATCCCAAGAGGATTGGATTGGGACCTGTGGTTAGGGCCCGCCAAAATGCGGGATTACAATGATGCCTATCTTCCGTTTAAATGGAGAGGGTTTTGGGATTTTGGAACCGGTGCCTTGGGTGACATGGGCTGCCATATTATGGAAACACCCTTCAGTGTGCTGGACCTCGGGTATCCTACGGAGGCCGAAGCCAGTTGTACCACCGTTTGGGTAGATGATTTTGTGGAAGCGGATTACAGTCATTCCTGTCCACCTTCTTCCAAGATACACCTCAAATTTGAGCACGAAGAGCACGGCGACATTGCCCTAAACTGGTACGATGGCGGTTTGAAACCAAATTTACCCGACGAATTAAAAGATGGCGAAACCATCGGTGACAATGGTGGTGGAACGGTGATTTATGGCGACAAGGGCATTTTGGTGTGTGACACCTATTCCAGAAACGCCCGTTTATTGCCCTCCGAAATGATGGACCTCTACAAAGCCCCTGCTGCCAAATATCCACGGGTACCGGGCGGAATGAATGGCCATATTGCCAACTTTGTGGACGGTTGCCAAAACGGAACGCCAACTTCTTCCAATTTTGAAAAAGCAGGAAAACTAACAGAGACCGTGTTGATGGGGAACCTTGCCGTAAAAGCCTACCAGTATAAAGAATTACAGCCTGGTAAAACTGCAAAGGACTGGAACCCCTACAACTCCCCAGGGCGAAGAAAGTTGATGTGGGATGGCGAGAACATGAGAATTACCAACTACGAGAAGGCCAACGAATGGGTAACGCGCGATTACCGTGAAGGCTGGGAGTTGGAATAA
- a CDS encoding HD domain-containing protein, with amino-acid sequence MENQLIQNTIAFVKRELSDAEGGHDWFHIQRVFNTSKLLLQHEEGDSLVVQLAALLHDIADPKFHNGDEQIGPQTAQDFLETQQVSHETTVHVVNIIRHMSFKNSLEQDGETFTSKEMDIVQDADRLDAIGAIGIARAFNYGGFKNRELYNPNVPPNLNMTKEEYKKSKAPTINHFYEKLLLLKDGMRTPTGKKLAEKRHQFMLDYLEQFYKEWEGSV; translated from the coding sequence ATGGAAAACCAACTTATTCAAAATACCATCGCCTTTGTAAAAAGGGAACTGAGCGATGCCGAAGGAGGTCATGATTGGTTCCATATCCAACGTGTTTTCAATACTTCCAAACTTTTGTTGCAGCATGAAGAAGGTGACTCCCTTGTGGTGCAATTGGCCGCTTTGCTGCACGACATTGCAGACCCCAAGTTCCATAATGGAGACGAGCAGATAGGACCACAGACCGCCCAAGATTTTTTGGAGACCCAGCAGGTTTCACACGAAACCACAGTGCACGTCGTCAATATTATACGCCACATGTCCTTTAAAAATAGTCTGGAGCAGGATGGGGAGACATTCACTTCCAAAGAAATGGACATTGTTCAAGATGCCGACCGATTGGACGCCATTGGTGCCATTGGCATTGCCAGGGCCTTTAACTACGGAGGCTTTAAAAATAGGGAACTGTACAACCCGAACGTGCCCCCTAACCTGAACATGACCAAGGAAGAATATAAAAAATCCAAAGCCCCCACCATCAACCATTTCTACGAAAAATTGCTCTTGCTCAAGGACGGGATGCGTACCCCAACTGGAAAAAAACTGGCCGAAAAACGGCATCAATTTATGTTGGATTATCTGGAACAGTTTTACAAGGAATGGGAAGGGTCAGTATAA
- a CDS encoding lysophospholipid acyltransferase family protein, with amino-acid sequence MLKLLSYPLTILFFLLFGLVLVIFHPIQWLCLNLIGYNAHKKSVSVLNWFIMRCTNVLGTRYTFRNQQQLPTDRPLIIVTNHQSMYDIPPIIWYMRKYHPKFVSKIELGKGIPSVSYNLRHGGSALINRKDPKQSIAELQKLGKYIETNNRSAVIFPEGTRSRNGVPKPFRTTGLKVMMKNAPSALIVPISINNSWKLLRYGKFPMGLGSHVTFDVHPPIENSGNPDELITQIENLIVSGVKTG; translated from the coding sequence GTGCTAAAATTGTTATCCTATCCTTTGACCATCCTCTTTTTCCTGTTGTTTGGTCTGGTATTGGTCATTTTTCATCCCATACAATGGTTGTGTCTCAATCTGATTGGATATAATGCTCACAAAAAAAGTGTATCCGTCCTCAATTGGTTCATTATGCGGTGCACGAATGTTTTGGGAACCCGGTATACTTTCAGAAACCAACAGCAACTTCCAACGGATAGACCCCTCATCATTGTGACCAATCACCAAAGCATGTACGATATTCCACCGATTATCTGGTACATGCGCAAGTACCATCCTAAGTTTGTCAGCAAAATAGAATTGGGAAAAGGCATCCCGAGCGTTTCCTATAACCTTCGCCATGGAGGTTCTGCGCTGATCAACAGAAAAGACCCAAAGCAATCCATTGCCGAGCTTCAAAAATTGGGCAAGTACATTGAAACCAACAACCGCAGTGCCGTGATTTTTCCTGAAGGCACCCGAAGCCGAAACGGGGTGCCCAAGCCCTTTAGGACCACTGGTCTAAAAGTGATGATGAAAAATGCGCCATCGGCCCTAATCGTGCCCATCAGCATTAATAATTCATGGAAACTGCTCCGTTACGGCAAATTCCCAATGGGATTGGGTTCCCACGTCACCTTTGATGTGCATCCGCCCATAGAAAATTCGGGAAACCCTGATGAGCTCATCACCCAAATTGAAAACCTAATTGTTTCTGGGGTCAAAACGGGATAA
- a CDS encoding BrxA/BrxB family bacilliredoxin: MYPEELVKPMREDLAMAGFEELHTSEAVENALKKSGTTLVVVNSVCGCAAANARPAAKLSLQNSKTPDNLVTVFAGVDMDAVQTARNHMVPFPPSSPSMALFKDGELVHMIERHHIEGRPAELIAENLMEAYNEHC, encoded by the coding sequence ATGTATCCAGAAGAATTGGTAAAACCTATGCGCGAAGACTTGGCCATGGCCGGGTTTGAAGAACTACATACAAGCGAAGCCGTGGAAAACGCCCTTAAAAAGAGTGGCACCACATTGGTCGTAGTTAATTCGGTTTGTGGCTGTGCAGCGGCCAATGCCCGACCTGCAGCCAAATTGAGCCTTCAAAATAGTAAGACACCCGACAACTTGGTAACTGTTTTTGCAGGTGTGGACATGGATGCCGTGCAAACAGCAAGAAACCATATGGTTCCGTTCCCTCCATCATCACCAAGCATGGCCTTGTTTAAAGATGGGGAGTTGGTGCACATGATCGAAAGACACCACATTGAGGGCAGGCCTGCCGAACTTATCGCGGAAAACCTGATGGAAGCCTACAACGAGCATTGCTAA
- a CDS encoding TerB family tellurite resistance protein, translating into MIKWIAAFLGYFMFRFPGAVLGFIVGTFLDNLGGSGSRSGSIFENVTRQSVSPADFELNLLSLCSIIIKADGQVNQRELDYVRQYFLSTYGKEKANAIFRTFNEVIKKREISAQRICNFMVQRTRYEVRLQMLHFLFGIAQSDGQVSKAEVEKLREIAGYFRLSQHDFESIMAMFIKSADTAYKILEIEKTATDEEVKKAYRTMAKKYHPDRVVTENEAIRKGAEEKFKEVQKAYETIQKERGIS; encoded by the coding sequence ATGATCAAGTGGATAGCCGCCTTTCTCGGTTATTTTATGTTTAGGTTTCCTGGAGCGGTTTTGGGATTTATCGTGGGGACATTCTTGGATAATCTAGGAGGTTCCGGTAGCAGGTCGGGTTCCATTTTCGAAAATGTGACGCGCCAATCGGTTTCTCCGGCCGATTTTGAGTTGAACTTGCTTTCGTTGTGCTCTATCATCATCAAGGCCGATGGACAGGTAAATCAACGGGAGCTCGACTATGTGCGCCAATATTTTCTGAGCACCTACGGCAAGGAAAAGGCCAATGCCATTTTCAGGACGTTCAACGAGGTCATCAAAAAAAGGGAAATATCCGCCCAGCGAATTTGTAATTTTATGGTGCAACGAACCCGCTACGAGGTGCGGTTGCAAATGTTGCACTTTCTGTTCGGCATTGCCCAGTCCGATGGGCAGGTGAGCAAGGCAGAAGTTGAAAAACTCCGCGAAATTGCCGGGTACTTTCGGTTGAGCCAACACGATTTTGAGAGTATCATGGCCATGTTCATCAAATCGGCGGATACGGCCTATAAAATTTTGGAGATCGAAAAGACGGCTACCGATGAAGAAGTGAAGAAGGCCTACCGTACCATGGCCAAAAAGTACCATCCGGATAGGGTGGTGACGGAGAACGAAGCCATACGAAAAGGAGCAGAGGAGAAGTTCAAGGAAGTGCAAAAGGCTTACGAGACCATACAAAAAGAAAGAGGTATTTCTTAA
- a CDS encoding HupE/UreJ family protein: protein MQEFLFYIKLGLDHVLDFGAYDHILFLSALAVPFTFRYWKRVVILATIFTVAHCVSLALSVYEVATLDVGLIEFLIPITILLTALFNFTYVYKEALDVGLFLHALATAFFGLIHGFGFSNYFKMLMAEEEDKITPLLGFATGIELSQVTIILVVLAIAYVVLDLFKVRRSIFIAVASILIIAITIPLLIATFPK, encoded by the coding sequence ATGCAAGAGTTTTTGTTCTACATCAAGTTGGGGCTGGACCACGTGCTGGATTTTGGCGCGTATGATCATATCCTGTTTTTGTCGGCCTTGGCCGTACCCTTTACCTTTAGGTATTGGAAGCGGGTAGTCATTTTGGCCACGATTTTTACCGTAGCGCATTGCGTTTCCTTGGCATTATCGGTCTACGAAGTGGCAACTTTGGATGTCGGTTTGATTGAATTCCTGATTCCCATAACCATTCTGCTTACGGCCCTTTTCAATTTCACCTATGTATACAAGGAAGCGTTGGATGTGGGTCTTTTTCTTCATGCGTTGGCCACGGCATTCTTCGGGCTGATCCACGGCTTTGGGTTTTCCAATTACTTTAAAATGTTGATGGCAGAGGAGGAGGACAAGATTACCCCTTTGTTGGGTTTTGCCACGGGAATCGAGCTGTCCCAGGTTACCATTATATTGGTGGTTTTGGCCATCGCCTATGTAGTTTTGGACCTATTCAAGGTAAGGCGTTCCATTTTTATAGCAGTAGCATCAATTTTAATCATTGCCATTACAATACCCCTGCTTATTGCTACGTTCCCCAAGTAG
- a CDS encoding dCMP deaminase family protein: MKASKQEKYDKAYLRMAQEWGKLSYCKRRQVGAIIVKDRMIISDGYNGTPTGFENYCEDEEGYTKWYVLHAEANAILKVASSTQSCEGATLYITLSPCRECSKLVHQAGIKRVVYQKAYKDDSGLKFLERAGVEIVHLPVLEEMV; this comes from the coding sequence ATGAAGGCGAGCAAACAAGAAAAATACGACAAAGCCTACTTGCGGATGGCCCAAGAGTGGGGAAAACTATCGTATTGCAAAAGAAGGCAGGTCGGCGCCATTATCGTCAAGGATAGAATGATCATTTCCGATGGTTACAATGGAACACCCACTGGTTTTGAGAATTACTGTGAAGACGAAGAGGGCTACACCAAATGGTACGTGCTCCATGCTGAAGCCAATGCCATTCTTAAGGTAGCCTCATCCACACAATCCTGTGAAGGGGCCACTTTGTACATTACGTTGTCCCCGTGTAGGGAGTGTAGCAAGCTCGTTCACCAAGCTGGCATAAAACGTGTGGTATACCAGAAAGCGTACAAAGACGACTCTGGATTAAAATTTCTGGAAAGGGCAGGCGTAGAGATTGTGCATTTGCCTGTTTTGGAAGAAATGGTTTAA
- a CDS encoding S41 family peptidase translates to MKKIKGYIWPTLLALAVALGIFIGGKLHFNDSPEKLFSTNSKKDKLNRLIDYIDYEYVDDVDTDSIVDVTVNNILGKLDPHSVYIPKDEMKDVAESMKGDFAGIGVSFYMYRDTITVIRAIKNGPSYIGGIKPGDRILMADNDTLFGRRIANDDVVSTLKGKIGTKVNLKVYRKSEDKLMDVPVVRDRVPIRSVDAYYMLTKDMGYIKINRFAESTFDEFKDALRKLKLRGAEKLTLDLRDNPGGYLGIAEQLADEFLGEDKLILFTKNKKGRINKAYATKKGDFEDKPVYVLINERSASASEIIAGALQDNDIGTIVGRRSFGKGLVQREMDLGDGSAVRLTVSRYYTPTGRSIQKSYKDGNYDYYHRFMERYESGELLSADSIKVADSLKFVTPKGKVVYGGGGIIPDVFVPIGSNQEEAIESMDETYQFFARFIFEHLEEDRTRYEGYTQNEFLDEFRVDDILFDNFIQFVLDRKIKLDFYAYEDKIKAYLKANIAEQLFSPNVSAQIKGDYDSMLQRVKELDKADIEASQLGAVEMKP, encoded by the coding sequence ATGAAAAAGATTAAAGGATATATTTGGCCCACGTTACTTGCTTTAGCGGTGGCTCTTGGCATATTTATCGGAGGCAAGCTCCATTTTAACGATTCGCCGGAGAAGCTCTTCTCCACCAATTCCAAAAAGGATAAACTCAACAGGCTTATCGACTACATCGACTATGAGTATGTGGACGATGTGGATACCGATAGCATTGTGGATGTGACCGTCAACAATATTTTGGGCAAGTTAGACCCGCACTCTGTATACATTCCCAAAGATGAAATGAAGGACGTTGCGGAAAGCATGAAAGGGGATTTTGCTGGAATAGGAGTGAGTTTCTACATGTACCGCGATACCATTACCGTAATCAGAGCCATTAAAAATGGTCCAAGCTACATAGGGGGCATCAAACCTGGCGACCGTATCCTTATGGCCGACAATGACACCCTTTTCGGACGTAGAATAGCCAACGACGATGTGGTTTCCACTTTAAAAGGTAAAATAGGGACCAAGGTCAATCTCAAGGTATATCGAAAGAGCGAAGATAAACTTATGGATGTTCCTGTGGTCCGTGATAGGGTGCCTATCCGCAGTGTGGATGCCTACTACATGCTCACCAAGGATATGGGCTACATCAAAATCAATCGTTTTGCCGAGTCCACCTTTGATGAGTTCAAAGACGCGCTCAGAAAATTGAAGTTGCGCGGGGCCGAAAAGTTAACGCTTGACCTCAGGGACAACCCTGGCGGATATTTGGGCATTGCCGAGCAATTGGCCGATGAGTTTTTGGGTGAGGATAAATTGATTCTGTTCACCAAGAACAAAAAAGGGCGAATCAACAAGGCGTATGCCACCAAGAAAGGGGATTTTGAGGACAAACCCGTTTATGTGTTGATCAATGAACGTTCCGCATCTGCCAGTGAAATTATTGCGGGTGCTTTGCAAGACAACGATATTGGGACCATTGTGGGGCGCCGTTCTTTTGGAAAGGGACTTGTGCAGCGCGAAATGGATTTGGGCGATGGCTCAGCGGTTCGGCTGACCGTTTCCCGATACTACACCCCAACAGGACGTTCCATCCAAAAATCCTATAAGGATGGCAACTACGATTATTACCATAGGTTCATGGAGCGATACGAAAGCGGAGAACTGCTCTCTGCGGATAGTATAAAAGTAGCCGATTCCTTAAAGTTTGTTACCCCAAAAGGAAAGGTGGTCTATGGTGGTGGAGGAATCATTCCCGATGTATTTGTGCCTATTGGCAGTAATCAAGAGGAAGCCATTGAGAGTATGGATGAGACCTATCAATTCTTTGCAAGGTTTATTTTTGAGCACTTGGAGGAGGATAGGACCCGATATGAAGGGTACACCCAAAACGAGTTTTTGGATGAATTCCGAGTGGATGATATCCTTTTTGATAACTTCATCCAATTTGTGCTGGACCGCAAGATAAAGTTGGACTTCTACGCTTACGAAGACAAAATAAAAGCTTACCTAAAAGCCAATATTGCCGAACAACTGTTCTCACCCAATGTGTCCGCACAAATAAAAGGGGATTACGACAGCATGTTGCAACGGGTCAAGGAGTTGGACAAGGCCGATATCGAAGCTTCACAACTTGGTGCGGTAGAAATGAAACCTTAG
- a CDS encoding MarC family protein: MNFNVKEIATAGMILFAVIDILGSIPIILSLRRKVGHVQSEKASIVATCIMIAFLFVGESILKLIGIDVNSFAVAGAFIIFFLAIEMILGISLYRDDEPETASIVPIAFPLIAGAGTLTSILSLRAEYHVENIIVAIIINVIFVYIVLKSSAKIERILGKNGLNIIRKVFGVILMAIAVKLFATNVNELLSHAA; this comes from the coding sequence ATGAATTTTAACGTTAAGGAAATAGCCACCGCTGGAATGATCTTGTTTGCCGTGATAGATATTTTGGGAAGTATCCCGATTATTTTATCGCTTCGCCGCAAAGTGGGACACGTGCAGTCCGAAAAGGCCTCCATTGTGGCCACCTGTATCATGATTGCCTTCCTATTTGTTGGTGAAAGCATCCTAAAATTGATAGGTATAGATGTCAACTCCTTTGCCGTGGCGGGGGCTTTTATCATCTTTTTCCTGGCTATTGAAATGATTTTAGGCATTTCGCTTTACCGGGATGATGAGCCTGAGACGGCCTCCATTGTGCCCATCGCCTTCCCATTGATTGCCGGTGCGGGCACCTTGACATCCATTCTCTCGTTACGGGCAGAATACCACGTGGAGAACATTATCGTCGCCATTATTATAAACGTTATCTTTGTATACATCGTGCTAAAGTCCAGTGCCAAGATCGAACGGATTTTGGGCAAAAATGGACTTAATATTATTCGAAAAGTGTTTGGGGTCATCTTAATGGCCATTGCCGTAAAGCTTTTTGCCACCAATGTAAACGAGTTATTGTCGCACGCTGCTTAA
- a CDS encoding DUF3109 family protein: MFQIGKTIVSEEILENDFVCNLTACKGACCVGGEYGAPLEDAETDKLVDIYHKVKPFLRPEGIAAIEEQGAFVKGEDGEWETPLVDNNECAYVIFSDKGIAKCGLEAAYEAGATKWKKPLSCYLYPVRTREYSEFTAVNYHKWEICDPACTLGAELKVPIYKFVKDALIKKFGKKWYSELEEVAAASAKS, from the coding sequence ATGTTCCAGATTGGAAAAACCATTGTATCCGAAGAGATTTTGGAGAACGATTTTGTATGCAACCTAACCGCATGCAAAGGTGCTTGTTGTGTAGGAGGAGAATACGGGGCGCCATTGGAAGATGCTGAAACCGATAAATTGGTGGACATCTACCATAAGGTGAAACCGTTTTTGCGTCCTGAAGGTATTGCTGCCATTGAAGAACAGGGTGCTTTTGTAAAAGGTGAAGATGGGGAATGGGAAACGCCTTTGGTGGACAACAATGAATGTGCTTATGTGATCTTTTCCGATAAGGGCATTGCCAAATGCGGTCTCGAAGCTGCCTACGAAGCGGGAGCTACCAAGTGGAAAAAACCTCTTTCTTGCTATTTATACCCTGTTCGCACACGGGAGTACAGCGAATTCACCGCGGTGAACTACCACAAATGGGAAATATGCGACCCTGCCTGTACTTTGGGGGCAGAACTAAAGGTGCCGATATACAAATTTGTAAAGGATGCCTTGATCAAAAAGTTTGGCAAAAAGTGGTATAGCGAACTGGAAGAGGTCGCGGCAGCAAGCGCTAAATCGTAG